The following are encoded in a window of Cryobacterium sp. CG_9.6 genomic DNA:
- a CDS encoding peptidylprolyl isomerase, whose protein sequence is MSKHTAVATLNTTLGPIKVNLFGNHAPKTVKNFVGLATGEIEWKHPATGVSSTTPLYDGTIFHRIIKDFMIQAGDPLGQGTGGPGFQFDDEISPDLDFTQPYVLAMANAGIQGGHGTNGSQFFITVVPTTWLQGKHTIFGAVEDEDSRAIVAKLATVATDGRDRPLEDVVIESVTVESV, encoded by the coding sequence ATGTCTAAGCACACGGCTGTAGCCACCCTAAACACCACCCTCGGACCCATCAAGGTCAACCTCTTCGGCAATCACGCGCCCAAGACGGTGAAAAACTTTGTTGGTCTCGCTACCGGCGAGATTGAGTGGAAGCACCCGGCCACGGGCGTCTCGTCCACCACTCCTCTCTATGACGGAACGATCTTCCACCGCATCATCAAGGACTTCATGATCCAGGCCGGCGACCCGCTCGGCCAGGGAACCGGTGGCCCCGGATTCCAGTTCGATGACGAGATCAGCCCCGACCTCGACTTCACCCAGCCGTATGTTCTGGCAATGGCGAACGCTGGCATTCAGGGTGGCCACGGAACCAACGGTTCACAGTTCTTCATCACGGTCGTTCCCACGACCTGGCTGCAGGGCAAGCACACCATCTTCGGTGCCGTTGAGGACGAGGACTCCCGTGCCATCGTTGCGAAGCTCGCGACCGTCGCAACGGATGGCCGCGACCGTCCGCTTGAGGACGTTGTCATCGAGAGTGTCACCGTCGAGTCCGTCTAA
- a CDS encoding rhomboid family intramembrane serine protease: MKEQRKNAPRTKPALLTRLTGAGRPTVTYALIAVTVFVFVLQWIPGLNIYQNFAYMPALTVFEPWRMITSVFLHSQGFIFHILLNMYMLWIFGPILEDLLGRIRFLALYLVSGFAGSLGVLLLSSPTTVVVGASGAIFGLLGAYLVIQRRLGGNSTQLLVLLGINFVIGFIPGLNIAWQAHLGGLIGGALMGLIFVQTRRLKHQALQIPLVAALVLGLAAVTALVVL, translated from the coding sequence ATGAAGGAGCAGCGTAAGAACGCTCCCCGCACGAAGCCTGCGCTGCTCACGCGCCTCACGGGCGCGGGTAGGCCCACCGTGACGTATGCTCTGATCGCCGTCACGGTCTTCGTCTTTGTCCTGCAGTGGATTCCTGGCCTCAACATTTACCAGAACTTCGCGTATATGCCGGCTCTCACCGTCTTTGAGCCGTGGCGCATGATCACCAGCGTGTTCTTGCACTCGCAGGGATTCATTTTTCACATTCTGCTCAACATGTACATGCTGTGGATCTTCGGCCCGATTCTTGAGGACCTACTGGGTCGCATCCGCTTCCTGGCGCTGTACCTTGTGAGCGGTTTTGCGGGCTCACTGGGCGTTCTCCTGCTCTCCTCCCCCACCACCGTCGTTGTGGGAGCCTCAGGAGCCATCTTTGGCCTCCTGGGCGCGTACCTGGTGATTCAGCGACGCCTGGGTGGTAACTCCACACAGCTTCTGGTGTTGCTGGGCATCAACTTCGTCATCGGGTTCATCCCCGGGTTGAATATTGCCTGGCAAGCACACCTCGGCGGGCTGATCGGCGGAGCCCTGATGGGACTCATTTTCGTGCAAACACGCCGGCTCAAGCACCAGGCGCTACAGATTCCGCTGGTGGCTGCTCTGGTACTCGGCTTGGCCGCAGTGACGGCACTGGTGGTGCTTTAA
- a CDS encoding cell division protein CrgA, whose product MARSNPRTKPARTEVARSGEEAPNAVWFKPVMFGFMLIGLAWIIVFYVSQSQLPIAALGSWNIMVGFGIAFVGFLMTTRWR is encoded by the coding sequence ATGGCCCGATCGAATCCCCGCACTAAGCCCGCCCGCACCGAGGTTGCCCGCTCGGGCGAGGAAGCTCCGAACGCCGTCTGGTTCAAGCCGGTCATGTTCGGCTTCATGCTCATCGGCCTCGCCTGGATCATCGTCTTCTACGTGAGCCAGAGTCAGCTGCCCATTGCCGCACTGGGATCCTGGAACATTATGGTTGGCTTCGGAATCGCCTTCGTTGGCTTCCTGATGACCACACGCTGGCGCTAA
- a CDS encoding class E sortase, whose translation MTKSLEPDAAPSVPGRRAIRAERKTARRSVTVLGVVGELLVTAGVLVMLFIGWQLWWNDMIMANEQSSAASDISQNWIDEARQQSEQDATPDPPTSTGAPDYGEPIVGTAPADGQPFAVLYIPRYGADYTRTVAQGTGHNVLNSTTLGIGHYPETQMPGEVGNFAVAAHRSAYGGGMHLINELQLNDAIFVQTADGYFTYRYRDMEYVPPSRVEVLAPVPNVPGMAPVDRIITLTSCNPLYSTAERIIAYGVFESWQPTSAGAPTELAPIIAAQAQG comes from the coding sequence GTGACCAAGTCCCTGGAACCCGACGCCGCACCGTCCGTTCCGGGGCGCAGGGCGATACGCGCGGAGCGCAAAACCGCTCGTCGCAGCGTCACGGTCCTGGGGGTCGTGGGTGAACTGTTGGTCACCGCCGGAGTTCTGGTCATGCTGTTTATTGGATGGCAATTGTGGTGGAACGACATGATCATGGCCAACGAGCAGTCCAGTGCGGCGAGTGACATCAGTCAAAACTGGATTGACGAGGCACGGCAGCAGAGCGAACAGGATGCGACGCCCGACCCGCCCACGTCGACCGGTGCGCCCGACTACGGTGAACCGATTGTGGGTACCGCTCCGGCCGATGGACAACCCTTCGCTGTGCTCTATATTCCGAGGTACGGTGCTGACTACACCCGCACGGTCGCTCAGGGAACGGGCCATAACGTGCTCAACAGCACCACCCTCGGCATCGGACACTATCCCGAGACTCAGATGCCGGGTGAGGTGGGAAACTTCGCTGTAGCAGCGCACCGCAGTGCCTATGGCGGCGGTATGCACCTGATCAATGAACTGCAGCTGAATGACGCCATCTTTGTGCAGACCGCTGACGGGTACTTCACCTACCGCTACCGGGATATGGAGTACGTGCCCCCGTCCCGGGTCGAGGTACTAGCCCCCGTGCCCAACGTGCCCGGTATGGCGCCTGTGGACCGCATCATCACCCTCACGAGTTGCAACCCGTTGTACTCCACAGCCGAGCGCATCATTGCGTACGGCGTCTTCGAATCGTGGCAACCGACATCCGCTGGTGCACCTACTGAACTCGCGCCCATCATTGCCGCCCAGGCGCAGGGCTAG
- a CDS encoding gamma-glutamyl-gamma-aminobutyrate hydrolase family protein (Members of this family of hydrolases with an active site Cys residue belong to MEROPS family C26.) has protein sequence MTRILVIDNYDSFVYTLNGYLMELGAETVVMRNDAFDVSEVAERLSEYDGVLLSPGPGKPADAGVSVAMVRAALESGVPLFGVCLGHQAIAEAFGATVTNAEELMHGKTSLITHDDSDFYDGVPQPFTATRYHSLAVVDTTVPSDLVVTSRTQGGVIMGLRHESAPILGVQFHPESVLTEGGYRMVGNWLALAGLPEAKETAKGLHPLLRLS, from the coding sequence ATGACCCGCATTCTTGTCATCGACAACTACGACAGTTTTGTGTACACCCTCAACGGGTACCTGATGGAGCTCGGCGCAGAGACCGTGGTCATGCGCAATGACGCCTTCGACGTGAGTGAGGTCGCCGAGCGACTGTCGGAGTACGACGGGGTGTTGCTCTCTCCCGGACCCGGTAAGCCAGCGGATGCCGGAGTGTCGGTAGCCATGGTGCGTGCCGCCCTCGAGTCTGGCGTGCCGCTGTTTGGTGTGTGCCTCGGTCATCAGGCCATTGCTGAGGCGTTCGGGGCTACGGTCACCAACGCCGAAGAGCTCATGCACGGCAAGACCAGCCTGATCACCCACGATGACAGTGACTTTTACGACGGTGTTCCGCAGCCGTTCACCGCAACACGGTATCACTCGCTCGCGGTCGTGGACACGACGGTTCCGAGCGACCTCGTGGTGACCAGTCGCACTCAGGGGGGCGTGATCATGGGCTTGCGACACGAGTCCGCGCCGATTCTCGGCGTGCAGTTCCACCCCGAATCGGTGCTCACCGAGGGCGGCTACCGCATGGTGGGTAACTGGCTCGCTCTCGCCGGTCTGCCGGAGGCGAAGGAGACGGCCAAGGGGCTGCATCCGCTCTTGCGTCTGAGTTGA